One window of the Rhodopirellula bahusiensis genome contains the following:
- a CDS encoding peptidylprolyl isomerase, with product MATASARHILVETEEACQDLKDQIEKGQDFGAIAAEFSSCPSGKSGGALGTFSPGQMVKEFDEVVFSGDLGKVHGPVKTQFGYHLIEITQRVD from the coding sequence ATGGCCACTGCAAGTGCACGACATATCCTCGTTGAAACGGAAGAAGCCTGTCAGGATCTGAAAGATCAGATCGAAAAAGGGCAGGATTTCGGTGCCATCGCCGCTGAGTTTTCCTCCTGCCCATCCGGCAAATCCGGTGGAGCGTTGGGAACGTTCAGCCCCGGTCAAATGGTCAAAGAGTTTGACGAAGTGGTCTTCAGCGGTGATCTGGGCAAAGTCCATGGTCCCGTCAAAACACAGTTCGGCTACCACTTGATCGAGATCACCCAACGGGTCGATTGA